The Terracoccus luteus genome includes a region encoding these proteins:
- the mihF gene encoding integration host factor, actinobacterial type: MALPPLTPEQRAQALEKAAAARRERAAVKNRLKYSSGSLSEVIEGGRTDPVVGKMKVTELLEAMPGVGRVRARAIMAEVGIAESRRVRGLGANQVAALLRRFERP, from the coding sequence GTGGCTCTACCCCCGCTCACCCCCGAGCAGCGCGCCCAGGCACTCGAGAAGGCCGCCGCCGCTCGTCGCGAACGGGCCGCGGTGAAGAACCGGCTCAAGTACTCGAGCGGTTCGCTGTCCGAGGTCATCGAGGGCGGTCGCACCGACCCGGTCGTGGGCAAGATGAAGGTCACCGAGCTGCTCGAGGCGATGCCCGGGGTCGGTCGGGTCCGGGCTCGCGCCATCATGGCCGAGGTCGGCATCGCCGAGTCGCGTCGCGTGCGTGGGCTCGGGGCCAACCAGGTCGCCGCCCTGCTCCGCCGTTTCGAGCGACCGTGA
- the pyrF gene encoding orotidine-5'-phosphate decarboxylase, translating to MTSPFGTRLQRAMQSRGPLCAGLDPHRSLVEAWGLTYDLAGLERFTMTCVEAFGGQVAVVKPQSAFFEVFGSRGIAVLERALTDLHDAGTLTLLDAKRGDIGSTMSAYAEAFLGPDAVAPADALTVSPYLGYESLRPALDLADRTGRGVFVLALTSNPEGASVQHAVPRHGPGSVAASVVEGATVDNALARERGSLGSVGLVVGATVGTAVSDLGLDLVTAATPVLAPGFGAQGGTVDQLRATFGPALSQVLVSSSRELLQSGPDAGALREHARRLAGELAESLSA from the coding sequence ATGACGTCACCGTTCGGCACGCGGTTGCAGCGGGCCATGCAGTCCCGCGGCCCGCTCTGCGCCGGCCTCGACCCGCACCGGTCGCTCGTCGAGGCGTGGGGCCTGACCTACGACCTCGCCGGTCTCGAGCGCTTCACCATGACGTGCGTCGAGGCGTTCGGCGGGCAGGTGGCCGTGGTCAAGCCGCAGTCGGCCTTCTTCGAGGTGTTCGGCAGCCGGGGGATCGCCGTGCTCGAGCGGGCGTTGACCGACCTGCACGACGCGGGCACGCTGACGCTGCTCGACGCCAAGCGCGGCGACATCGGCTCGACGATGAGCGCCTACGCGGAGGCGTTCCTCGGGCCCGACGCCGTGGCGCCCGCCGACGCGCTCACCGTGAGCCCGTACCTGGGCTACGAGTCGCTGCGCCCCGCGCTCGACCTGGCCGACCGCACCGGTCGCGGCGTCTTCGTCCTCGCCCTCACCTCGAACCCCGAGGGCGCCTCGGTGCAGCACGCCGTGCCGCGGCACGGCCCCGGCTCCGTGGCCGCCTCGGTCGTCGAGGGGGCGACGGTCGACAACGCGCTGGCCCGTGAGCGTGGCTCGCTCGGCAGCGTCGGGCTCGTCGTCGGCGCGACCGTCGGCACCGCCGTCAGCGACCTCGGCCTCGACCTCGTCACGGCGGCGACGCCGGTGCTCGCGCCGGGTTTCGGCGCGCAGGGCGGCACCGTCGACCAGCTGCGCGCGACCTTCGGGCCAGCCCTGTCGCAGGTGCTCGTGTCGTCGAGCCGTGAGCTGTTGCAGTCGGGCCCGGATGCCGGTGCGCTGCGTGAGCACGCCCGTCGCCTCGCCGGCGAGCTGGCCGAGTCGCTCTCGGCCTGA
- a CDS encoding dihydroorotate dehydrogenase has translation MSTTLGARRLANPLMTASGCAANGQELHRFFDVSELGAFVTKSVMSEPRSGRGTPRMAETPSGMLNSIGLQGPGIQAFVEHDLPWLASVGATVLPSIAGGSATEFAHVAAVLRSSDAFGCVAGVEVNISCPNVANRGLVFACDPLSSAKVIALVREQVPRDVPIFAKLSPDVTDITAIAAACVKAGADGLTMINTLLGMSIDTDRLRPHLGGVTGGLSGPGIRPVAVRAVWQVRAAMDEGRMPTVPIIGVGGVRTGTDALELVAAGASAVQVGTASFNDPTAPVRVLRELTGLLEEKGFATFDEVVGIAHGRQGES, from the coding sequence ATGTCCACCACGCTGGGGGCCCGCCGTCTCGCGAACCCGCTCATGACGGCATCCGGCTGCGCGGCCAACGGGCAGGAGCTGCACCGCTTCTTCGACGTCTCCGAGCTGGGCGCGTTCGTGACGAAGTCGGTGATGTCCGAGCCGCGTTCGGGTCGCGGCACCCCGCGCATGGCCGAGACGCCGTCAGGGATGCTCAACTCGATCGGCCTTCAGGGGCCGGGCATCCAGGCGTTCGTCGAGCACGACCTGCCCTGGCTGGCGTCGGTCGGGGCGACGGTACTGCCGTCGATCGCCGGGGGCTCGGCGACCGAGTTCGCCCACGTGGCAGCGGTTCTGCGCTCGAGCGACGCCTTCGGCTGCGTGGCCGGCGTCGAGGTCAACATCTCGTGCCCCAACGTCGCCAACCGCGGTCTCGTCTTCGCCTGCGACCCGCTGTCGTCCGCGAAGGTCATCGCCCTCGTGCGCGAGCAGGTGCCGCGCGACGTGCCGATCTTCGCCAAGCTGAGCCCCGACGTCACCGACATCACGGCCATCGCGGCGGCCTGCGTCAAGGCGGGTGCCGACGGCCTCACGATGATCAACACCCTGCTCGGCATGAGCATCGACACCGACCGGCTGCGCCCCCACCTCGGTGGGGTGACCGGCGGGCTGAGCGGACCCGGCATCCGGCCCGTCGCGGTGCGTGCCGTGTGGCAGGTGCGCGCGGCGATGGACGAGGGCCGCATGCCGACCGTGCCGATCATCGGGGTGGGCGGCGTACGCACGGGCACCGACGCGCTCGAGCTCGTCGCCGCGGGCGCCAGCGCCGTGCAGGTCGGGACGGCCAGCTTCAACGACCCGACCGCACCGGTGCGCGTGCTACGCGAGCTCACCGGTCTGCTCGAGGAGAAGGGCTTCGCCACCTTCGACGAGGTCGTCGGCATCGCGCACGGACGGCAGGGGGAGTCATGA
- a CDS encoding dihydroorotate dehydrogenase electron transfer subunit, which translates to MNDLPTQPVSAARRARVVQEQAELVATTRVGAYQHLTLASPGVAGLARPGQFVALAVGDESSGTLLRRSFSIHKVTPGPSSNGAGGTVEIVVSAVGAGTRWITSRQVHDRIDVVGPVGRAFPLPTAPVPCVLVGGGYGSAPLFWLAGELRERGCTVDIVLGAASEDRLFGVLEARRSCDGVTVTTDDGSAGVKGWVSDVLPDVIDRRGAGVVYACGPMGMLRAVSDVAAAHGAVAQVAVEEAMACGIGICMTCVMPVVGSDGLTRMVRSCVEGPVFRGDRVRWDAVTPTGAVVPPDAVGAPRAVTR; encoded by the coding sequence GTGAACGACCTGCCCACCCAGCCGGTCTCGGCCGCACGGCGGGCGCGGGTCGTGCAGGAGCAGGCCGAGCTCGTCGCCACCACGCGGGTGGGTGCCTACCAGCACCTGACCCTCGCCTCGCCCGGCGTGGCCGGCCTGGCGAGACCGGGCCAGTTCGTCGCCCTCGCCGTCGGTGACGAGTCGTCGGGGACGCTTCTGCGGCGGTCGTTCTCGATCCACAAGGTGACCCCGGGCCCGTCGTCGAACGGCGCGGGGGGCACCGTCGAGATCGTCGTCTCGGCCGTCGGGGCCGGCACGCGGTGGATCACCTCGCGGCAGGTGCACGACCGCATCGACGTCGTCGGACCGGTCGGGCGCGCCTTCCCGCTGCCGACCGCGCCGGTGCCGTGCGTCCTCGTCGGCGGCGGCTACGGCAGCGCCCCGCTGTTCTGGCTCGCCGGCGAGCTGCGGGAGCGCGGCTGCACCGTCGACATCGTGCTCGGGGCCGCCAGCGAGGACCGCCTGTTCGGTGTGCTCGAGGCCCGACGCAGCTGCGACGGCGTCACCGTGACGACCGACGACGGGAGCGCCGGCGTGAAGGGCTGGGTCAGCGACGTGCTGCCCGACGTCATCGACCGCCGCGGTGCCGGCGTCGTCTACGCCTGCGGTCCGATGGGCATGCTGCGCGCGGTCAGCGACGTCGCGGCGGCGCACGGGGCGGTGGCCCAGGTCGCGGTCGAGGAGGCCATGGCCTGCGGCATCGGCATCTGCATGACCTGCGTCATGCCGGTGGTCGGCAGCGACGGCCTCACCCGCATGGTCCGCTCGTGCGTCGAGGGGCCGGTGTTCCGCGGCGACCGCGTGCGCTGGGACGCCGTCACGCCCACCGGCGCGGTCGTGCCACCGGATGCCGTCGGCGCCCCCCGGGCGGTGACGCGCTGA